GCATCCTCGACGACCCCGCGGTCCAAGAGCTCGCCGACCTCGACGAGGAGCCGGCCGTCGGCGGCGGCCTCGACCAGAAGGACCTCCAAGCGCTGATGGGCCACCTCCGTGCCCGTCCCGCCTAGCCCAGTCCTGCGCGCCGCCCTGCGGTGGCTGGAACGGCTTCCGGCGTCCAGCCCAGCACGGTGCCGCGCACTGTTCACCAATCACGCCGACTACAGCGACCTCACCCCCACGCAGTACGAAGCGGCCTACACATGGCTCGGCGAGAACAGCCTGCTTGGAGACCCGGACAGCAGTGCCGCAGCGGGCGAGCGTGTCTTCCGTGCCGCCCTGGCCTCCAGTGGCGCGCCCTGGCTCCAGGACGCCGACATCCTCGTGCGTGGCCCGGACGAGCTCCCGGAGGACGCCCTGCGGGCCGCAGATGCCTTGGACATCTCTAAGAACGAGGCGTACGAGCAGGTCAGTGCAGTCTGGGGCAAGGTCGATACGGAGGCGCGGGCCCTCATCGGCAGCGCCGGCGAACTAGCCCTCGTCTCGCTCCTCACCGAGGCCACCGACGCCCGCGTCGAACACGTTGCGGCGTACTCCGACGGCTTCGGGTATGACATCGCCGTCCACGCGAGGCGGCACCCGCTGCACATCGAGGCGAAGAGCACGGTGCGGCGCGGAAGGCTGGCCTTCTACCTGTCCCGGCACGAGTACGAGACCATGCGCCGCGACCCGGCATGGCAGCTCGTGACCGTACAGCTCACGCAGGACCATGAGATCGCTGCGGTCGCGTCCGTTGCTGCCGAGTGGATCAGGGCCCAGGTTCCGCAGGACCGAGGGCCCTTCGGGCGATGGGAAGCATGCCGTTTGGACGTCTCGCCGGACGCGGTTGTCCCGGGCATCCCACAGCTGGCACCTCTGCTCCGACCGGGGGCGGCTGGGTTGCTGTTGAGCGGAACGTAGGCGGCTGAAGGGGGAGTGCTGCTGACAATAATCCCCCTTCAGCCACGGGTTCCTAGGCCCTTTGGACGCCGATGTCGGTCAAAAGGAACTCTTCGGTTTCCCCGATCCATGCCGGCGACTCCGCCTCGGGGCAGTCAGCCGCAGGCAACGCGTCCGAGAAGGCGTCTTTCAGAGCCAATCGCCAATGATCCACGGTGCCTCGGAGTTTGAAGGGACCGACTGGCAGGGTCACGCCGTCCTCATCGCCCCTAAGCGGCGCTGTCTCGCCCGCTACGGTGACATCGCTGTCGAGGCCACTGGCCGCTGCGTCGAGAGCGGCGTCCAGCTCAGCGGTGTCGATCCTGCCGACCCAGTGCTGCGTCCCTGCCTGCGCCTCCGCGAGCAGCAGGGTGCGACTCCCCGCTGCGAATCCTGTAAGCATGAGGGACCGCCGGGGGGTCTTCTCTGTCCGCAGGTCGCTGGCGACGCCCTTATCGATGAAGGCAGGGCGGAAGCGCTCGAGGAGTGCGGAGATCCTCTCTGCGAGAAGCGCTCGGCGGGCAACGAGGAAGTCCCGGAACCCGTCGGCTTCCAGAACCTTCGGGTCCGTCGGAACAGCGTGAGCCGCCAGGTCTTCGGCCTGCACTTCCCTGATGTATTCGGCGGGAGAGCGGTTGCCGATCATGTTCTTGGCCGTTTGGGGCGAGACGAAGACGATGTTTGCCAACTCGTTAATCTCCGCGGACGTGTACTTGTTCGCGTGGCTCCGCAGCTGCGCCGCCGGATGCAGGGTGCTGTACTGCAGCTTGTCGGTCCCCTCGGCAGTGATCGAGATCGGTCCGCCGGCCCACCAGTCCTCTGCGCCGGAATGGGCAGCTGCCAGGTAGGACAGCATGATGTACGGGCTTTGGATGTTGCGCCCCGAAAGATCGCGGGCGGTCACGCTGAAACCCTTCTCGTCCAAGCGCAGGTTGGCAAGGAGTGCACGCACCGGCTCGTCAGAGTCGAGGGCGTTGACGTCTTGAGTGAGGGCGCTGTCGGTTGCCCCGGCGTAGCGGTTGCTCCCGCTTGCGGCCAGGAACCAGTAGAGCAGGCCCTTCTCCACCTCTGGGTCGACAAATGCACCGGCAGCCAGTCGGCCGTAGAAGACGATCAGCGGGTGCAGGGGCGTGACGGACGAGGTGAGTGCCGTTGTCGGCACGAGCAACTGCTCACGGAGCAGCGGAACGACGCGCTCGAGTCCTCGGCGGACTTGTCCCCAGCCCTCCGCGACGGATGCTGGACTGGCTGTAGTCAGCCTGGAGACAGACGAGGTGCGCTTGCCTGAGATTGACAGGCTGAGCGTGATCGCCTTGATGAGGAAGTTGGCGTCGACTGCTCGGTAGCCGAGCTCCGCCCACCGGGCCGACTCCTTCTCGAGTTCTCCCAGGAATCCCGGCGAGCGGGCCGAGAGAGTTGCCATCGCCAGATCGGTTGTCTTCAGCGGGCGGCCGCCGCTGTTGACACGGACGAAGATCTGAGTGACCTCCTCGTAGCTGAAGCCGTGGAGGACCTCCATGTGGAAGTCGCGTTGCGAGATCGATTCGAGCGCCTTTAGGCGGCGTCCGATCTCAGAACCGTCGATGGACAGTCCAGCTGAGCGGAGCTGCATTTGGAGCGCAAACGGGTCAGCGTCGGGACCGACGACGTCATAGACCTTGATCCATTTCGGGCTCCTGAGCGTGGCGTTGCTCTGGTTCTGGAACGCCTCCGTCTCGATGTTGAAAACGATCTGCGCCGTGGCGTGATCGTTGAAGACGCGGTATAGGGAGGTGAGCCGTTGCTGCCCGTCGAGCAGGTAAAGCGGCATGACGCTGGGAAGTCCTTGCCCGGATCCGATTGCCGCGGTACGGGTCTCGGCTCCCTCGTCCGTCTTCCACAACAGGAGTGTTCCCGCCGGATATCCGAGGTACATCGACTCCACGAGCTTCGCGACCTGCGAGGCTCGCCAGACGTAGCCCCGCTGGATCTCCGGGAGCATGATCTCCCCGTCAGCGATCTGGCCGATGAGCGTCTTGATATCACGGTTGGTACGTTCGACTGCCATACGCTGGTGCCCCCACCCCTGCTGCTCCTGATCAGGCCGCGTTCGACCTGGGCTAGCGCAGTCCAACTGCGCTGGTCAATACGGTAGACGAGGTGGACAGGGCCCACACCCGGGCTGCCAAATCCGCATGCTGGTTACCGGGCTCGGTGCTACTCCTCCGGCTCGGCCCCCAGTGCCGCCGCGCCCCGGCGTGATCGGACCGCAGCGCAGACGATCGCGGAGCTCGCCTCAGCCGCATCGTGTTCCCAGAACCGGAGGACGAGCCACCCTGCTTCCTCGAGACGCGCATCCGTATCCCTGTCGCGCTGCACGTTCTTCCCGATCTTCTCCCGCCAGTAGTCGGGATTTGTCTTCGGCGGCACGAAGTGCTCCGGGCATCCGTGCCAGAAGCAGCCGTCGACGAAGACCGCGACGCGGGTCGGACGGAAAACGAGATCCGCTGTACGGCGCATCTTAGGGAGCGGCTTGGCGGCAACCCGGTAGCGGAGGCCAGCCGCATGGACGAGGGAGCGGAGCGCACGCTCCGGGGAGGTGTCCCGGTTCCGGTTCCCAAGCATGCTGCGGCGATTCGCAGCAGAAGATGCCCAGGATCCGTCCGGTGGAGACCATCCGCCAGTGACTGGCTCAGGAGGCAGTTTGTTCATTAGCTCCCAAGTGTGTCCGATTCGGCTCGAACCCGCGGGGCTCTAAAGCAGGCAACACCCGCGCTCCGAGCTCTGTGGAAGACTGCCGCCATGCTGCGCGAACCGACTGAACTGAAGATCGGCGAAGACGGCCGACTCGAGCTCCCCATGGGAGTCCTCGTCGAAGCCGGCCTGATCCCCGGAGCCCGCATCGTCGCGTACAGCGTCGGCGACGGCCGGATTGTGCTCCGCAGGGCCGACGACGCGATGACCGAGTTGATGACCACTGGCTCCCTAACCTGACTTCCCGGGCTTGCAGTCAGCGATCAGCGGCCCACAGCTCGACCAGGCCTCGCACAAGGAATGGATCACTGCCATCGCTCTCATCGACTTCGGCTGAGGGTGACACGAGTCGGCGCCCGCCGGAGCTCGCGCGCGTGTGGCGATCGCCTAACCGGAGTCGATCAACCCGGACTGAGACGGACGCAGCGAGATCAATACGGATAGAGACGTCCCCGGTTTGAGCTGGCACCTGCAGCCGAATTCGCACAAGGCGGTGCTGGCAGCTTGGGAGCGCCCTCGGAGGTTCCGCTGACCTTCACAGCGTAGACAGCTAGCAAGGCCCACTGGGGTGCGTCGGATGTGCGCTGCGCCCTACGTACAGGGCGAGCTGAAGAGCGGCCTACAGCTATGGACGAGCTTGGTTCTCCAGGTAGTCCATGACGACTTGGTGCGCCCGCCACCCGTCCGGGAACTTCGGTGGTACGTCGAGATAGACCGGGCTGCTGCGGGGATGCCGGTCGAGGAGGTCGGTGATGCCGGCGCGGGCCACGATGATGCAGGCGAAGCGGTGGCGGGAGAGCAGGACGCACAGGCGACCGGTCTCCAGATGGAAGGCGGAGGCATCCTGACGGCCGGAGAGCGGGTGCCAGACCAGTGTGACGTCGAACTCGCGGCCCTGGAGTCGGTTGGCGGTGTCCACGGTGATGCCCGTGAGACCCCGCTTCTCCAGTCGCGACCGTACCGAGTCCGCCTGGATCGTGCGGGCGGCGCCGATCGCGATGCGGGACTCGGTGAGCGGCTCTCCGTTCACCAGCGCCCCTCGCTCCAGCAACCGGGCCGCCGTTTCTGCCAGGGCTTCGGCCACCTCGGGGTCATCGTCGAGAGTATGCCGAGCCGGAAGCTCCAGCAGACCCCAGCCCGACCCGGCCGCGCAGGCGAGGACGGCGTCCGACGGTGTTGCGCGGTGAGGTGTGGTGCCGTAGGTAAGGACGCGGTCAGCCGCCTTGGTACCGGAGGTGAAGGAGTAGAAGGGATAGAACGCCTTCTGCACGAGAGGGGCTGCCATCTCCGGCAGCCGCCAGGAGACCGGGAGCTCGTGTCGCAGCAGGTCGGAGTTGTGCGCCAGCGCCACGTCGACGGCGTTGCGCAGCGGGTCCCAGGTCAGTCCCTGCCAGCGGTCGGTGGCCACTGTGGCGAAGGGGTCAAGCTGCCCGGGATCGCCGACGAAGAGGACTTGTGAATCCTTCTCGGAGAACAGCGGTGCCGTCGCCAGCAGCGCGTCCGACCGCATCTGGTAGGCCTCGTCCACAATGGCCCAGCGCCATGGAGCACACTTCTCAGGTTTGACGTACGACCACTTTTTGGCGGTGGAGACCACGACCGCCAGCTCGCGGAGGGCGTCTGCCTCGTTACTGCCTCGTACATTCGCATGGCGGCTCACGCGCTCGGGAAGACGGAAGCCGTTCGCGTGCAGGCGCCCGAGTGGAAGAGCAGGGTACTCCCGGGCGATGTTGTCGACCAGGTCGTCGACCTGTTCGTTGGTCTGCGCGACGATCATCACCTGGTGGCCGGCCGATGTCAGGTGGCCGGTGGCGCGCTTGACCAGCGTGGACTTTCCCGCGCCCGGTGGAGAGTCCACCACGATGCCGCGTCCGGTGACCGAGTCCAGGCCGGACAGCACGTCGGCGACCGCCCGGTCGGCGCGGGCACCGGGTGACGTGCCGCTGTCGGGTTCCGGAGTGGCTGTCATTCCCAGACCTCTTCCGCGTCCTCGTCGGTGGGTTCGTACGGCTGTGGCGGACCGCCGTGGGTCCAGGGGGTGTCCTCCTCAGCCGGGAGCGAGGACGGCATGTTCTTGGGATCGATCGACGTGAAGGTGATCGTCTCGCCGATGTCGGCCATGGTCCCCTCAGGCGCGGGCGGCTTGCGCTTGTTGCCGAAGCCACCGTTCAGCTGGATCAGCGCGGCGGACCCGGCTCCGTCGGGGGCGACGTCTAGGATCTCGGCCTTCTGCCTCGGTCTTGCCGGGGACTTGATCGCCGTCCCCACCGCCATGGACACGGGAATTTCGCAGTGCACGGTGATCGTCGGGCGCCACAGCGGGGATCCAGGCCGCGCCCCGGGGATAGTGCGCTCTTCCTCCCGGGCTGTGACCACGCCCGTGAACGCTTCGCCCGTCAGTTCGTACTCCGCCATCACCAGTGGATCGTCATATGCGCGCTCGGCGTCGTACCGCTCCTGGGCCTCCTCCATACGGGCGAGGCGGCGGGCTGCCCCCACCGCGTGGTCGCGGCGGGCCTGTGGGCGCCCGTCGTCGTCCAGATAGGTCGCGTACTCGCCGAACAGACGCCGGTCGTATGCCCGCCGTTCGGCGACGTGGCCCCCAGCGGGAAGCTCGCGCAACAGGCGGACGCCGTGCCACATCAGCTGCCAGGTCGGCAGCATCTGGGCGTGCAGCTCGCGGTCGATGGTGCGAGCGGCGGCGTCCCGCGCCCGCTCTCCGGTTGCGCCGTCGTACTTCGTGATCAGTTCGTCGAGCGTGCGGTCGAAGACAGGGTCGGTCGCCGGGCCGGCGGGCGGCCACGCCGCGGGGTCTTCGCGCTCCCGGGCGGTCTCGGCCCCGGTGAGCCCGGCGGGGGGATCGATCCAGCCGAGCAAGGACGCCAGGTTCGCGTTCTCGGTGGGGCTCTGCCCGGTGGCCCAGTGGGCAGAGAGGGACCTACTCATGGCCTGGAGCAGGGCGGAATCCGGGAACTCGGCCCGGTCGGCGAACCAGGTCAGCCACTTTCCGAGCAGGGGTACGGACGGAGAGAGGGCATGCGGACCATCCGTCGCGCGCAACCGAGTCAGACGGCCCAGCAGCCGGACGTACGTGATCCCCCCAGCGTTCGGGACGAGGAGT
This genomic interval from Streptomyces sp. NBC_00464 contains the following:
- a CDS encoding very short patch repair endonuclease, which codes for MNKLPPEPVTGGWSPPDGSWASSAANRRSMLGNRNRDTSPERALRSLVHAAGLRYRVAAKPLPKMRRTADLVFRPTRVAVFVDGCFWHGCPEHFVPPKTNPDYWREKIGKNVQRDRDTDARLEEAGWLVLRFWEHDAAEASSAIVCAAVRSRRGAAALGAEPEE
- a CDS encoding protein NO VEIN domain-containing protein: MPVPPSPVLRAALRWLERLPASSPARCRALFTNHADYSDLTPTQYEAAYTWLGENSLLGDPDSSAAAGERVFRAALASSGAPWLQDADILVRGPDELPEDALRAADALDISKNEAYEQVSAVWGKVDTEARALIGSAGELALVSLLTEATDARVEHVAAYSDGFGYDIAVHARRHPLHIEAKSTVRRGRLAFYLSRHEYETMRRDPAWQLVTVQLTQDHEIAAVASVAAEWIRAQVPQDRGPFGRWEACRLDVSPDAVVPGIPQLAPLLRPGAAGLLLSGT
- a CDS encoding AAA family ATPase, which translates into the protein MTATPEPDSGTSPGARADRAVADVLSGLDSVTGRGIVVDSPPGAGKSTLVKRATGHLTSAGHQVMIVAQTNEQVDDLVDNIAREYPALPLGRLHANGFRLPERVSRHANVRGSNEADALRELAVVVSTAKKWSYVKPEKCAPWRWAIVDEAYQMRSDALLATAPLFSEKDSQVLFVGDPGQLDPFATVATDRWQGLTWDPLRNAVDVALAHNSDLLRHELPVSWRLPEMAAPLVQKAFYPFYSFTSGTKAADRVLTYGTTPHRATPSDAVLACAAGSGWGLLELPARHTLDDDPEVAEALAETAARLLERGALVNGEPLTESRIAIGAARTIQADSVRSRLEKRGLTGITVDTANRLQGREFDVTLVWHPLSGRQDASAFHLETGRLCVLLSRHRFACIIVARAGITDLLDRHPRSSPVYLDVPPKFPDGWRAHQVVMDYLENQARP
- a CDS encoding GmrSD restriction endonuclease domain-containing protein, which codes for MAVERTNRDIKTLIGQIADGEIMLPEIQRGYVWRASQVAKLVESMYLGYPAGTLLLWKTDEGAETRTAAIGSGQGLPSVMPLYLLDGQQRLTSLYRVFNDHATAQIVFNIETEAFQNQSNATLRSPKWIKVYDVVGPDADPFALQMQLRSAGLSIDGSEIGRRLKALESISQRDFHMEVLHGFSYEEVTQIFVRVNSGGRPLKTTDLAMATLSARSPGFLGELEKESARWAELGYRAVDANFLIKAITLSLSISGKRTSSVSRLTTASPASVAEGWGQVRRGLERVVPLLREQLLVPTTALTSSVTPLHPLIVFYGRLAAGAFVDPEVEKGLLYWFLAASGSNRYAGATDSALTQDVNALDSDEPVRALLANLRLDEKGFSVTARDLSGRNIQSPYIMLSYLAAAHSGAEDWWAGGPISITAEGTDKLQYSTLHPAAQLRSHANKYTSAEINELANIVFVSPQTAKNMIGNRSPAEYIREVQAEDLAAHAVPTDPKVLEADGFRDFLVARRALLAERISALLERFRPAFIDKGVASDLRTEKTPRRSLMLTGFAAGSRTLLLAEAQAGTQHWVGRIDTAELDAALDAAASGLDSDVTVAGETAPLRGDEDGVTLPVGPFKLRGTVDHWRLALKDAFSDALPAADCPEAESPAWIGETEEFLLTDIGVQRA